In Citricoccus sp. K5, a single window of DNA contains:
- a CDS encoding ATP-binding protein, translating to MSRIDTETKRKLREMGAATLLEALEAQDETLVMGLGFEDKIRLAVDEAHSSFNHAKVEGLIRRAGLRYPNADLRRLDLLTERGLDQGVIAQLGTCSFIDRQQNVVFQGFTGSGKSYLGCALAKQACQHRIRAHYIRMPDLEEAWALAKDKPLGSTKFLKKYAAFTLLVIDEWLLDHPDESMRSMLLELLERRYGNTSTVFCTQYAQKDWHQRLGSGVHADAIMDRIVHNTLWIETGSYNMREHTAMNGH from the coding sequence ATGAGCCGGATCGACACCGAGACCAAGCGCAAGCTGCGCGAGATGGGAGCCGCCACCTTGTTGGAGGCCCTCGAGGCCCAGGACGAGACCCTCGTGATGGGACTGGGGTTCGAGGACAAGATTCGGCTGGCCGTGGACGAGGCTCACTCTTCGTTCAACCACGCCAAGGTTGAGGGGCTGATCCGGCGGGCCGGGCTGCGCTACCCGAACGCTGACCTGCGCCGGCTGGATCTGCTCACCGAGCGCGGCCTGGACCAGGGCGTGATCGCACAGCTCGGGACGTGTTCGTTCATCGACCGGCAGCAGAACGTCGTGTTCCAGGGCTTCACCGGCTCCGGGAAGTCCTACCTGGGCTGCGCGCTGGCCAAGCAGGCCTGCCAGCACCGGATCCGCGCCCACTACATCCGGATGCCCGACCTCGAAGAAGCCTGGGCCCTGGCGAAGGACAAGCCCCTGGGCTCCACGAAGTTCCTGAAAAAGTACGCCGCGTTCACGCTGTTGGTCATCGACGAATGGCTGTTGGACCATCCCGACGAGTCGATGCGGAGCATGCTGCTGGAGCTGCTGGAGCGCCGCTACGGGAACACCTCGACCGTGTTCTGCACCCAGTACGCACAGAAGGACTGGCACCAGCGCCTGGGCTCCGGAGTGCACGCCGACGCCATCATGGACCGCATCGTGCACAACACCCTCTGGATCGAG